Proteins encoded in a region of the Arthrobacter sp. U41 genome:
- a CDS encoding ParB family protein, whose amino-acid sequence MSAEPTPSRPALGLPPRRTAAPAAEAPLARMLPGHRPETPKKAEPKEAETANMTVSILVALRNRARAAYRATSYAEGDNTWSHFVAKAIEAETARREVEHNGGEMYPSWGENLPGGRRLKDS is encoded by the coding sequence GTGAGCGCCGAACCGACACCGAGCCGCCCCGCTCTCGGTCTGCCTCCGCGACGCACTGCAGCGCCGGCCGCTGAGGCGCCGCTGGCACGGATGCTCCCCGGACACAGGCCGGAGACGCCAAAGAAGGCAGAACCCAAAGAAGCCGAAACAGCGAATATGACGGTGAGTATCCTCGTCGCGCTGCGGAACCGGGCGCGGGCCGCGTACCGGGCGACCAGCTACGCCGAAGGAGATAACACCTGGAGTCACTTCGTGGCGAAGGCGATCGAAGCGGAGACAGCCCGCCGTGAAGTCGAACACAATGGGGGAGAGATGTACCCGTCCTGGGGTGAAAATCTTCCCGGGGGTCGGCGGCTCAAGGATAGCTGA